The Pseudomonas sp. G2-4 genome window below encodes:
- the hmgA gene encoding homogentisate 1,2-dioxygenase, protein MHLDSTASDLAYQSGFGNEFASEALPGALPVGQNSPQKAPYGLYTELFSGTAFTMARSEARRTWLYRIRPSANHPVFVKLERQLAGGPLGEVTPNRLRWNPLEIPAEPTDFIDGLVCMAANAGSDKPAGISIYHYRANRSMERVFFNADGEWLIVPQLGRLRIATELGVLELAPLEIAVLPRGLKFRVELLDPQARGYLAENHGAPLRLPDLGPIGSNGLANPRDFLTPVAHYENLAQPTTLVQKFLGELWGCELDHSPLDVVAWHGNNVPYKYDLRRFNTLGTVSFDHPDPSIFTVLTSPTSVHGLANLDFVIFPPRWMVAENTFRPPWFHRNLMNEFMGLIQGAYDAKAEGFLPGGASLHSCMSAHGPDGETCTKAINAELTPGKIDNTMAFMFETSQVLRPSRFALDCPQLQTDYDACWASLPVTFDPTRR, encoded by the coding sequence ACACCGAATTGTTCTCCGGTACCGCGTTCACCATGGCCCGCAGCGAAGCACGGCGTACCTGGCTGTATCGCATCCGGCCGTCGGCCAATCACCCGGTCTTCGTCAAGCTTGAACGACAGCTTGCGGGCGGCCCGTTGGGTGAGGTCACGCCCAATCGCCTGCGTTGGAACCCGCTGGAAATACCCGCCGAACCGACCGATTTCATCGACGGACTGGTCTGCATGGCGGCCAATGCCGGTTCGGACAAACCGGCTGGCATCAGCATTTATCACTACCGCGCCAACCGCTCCATGGAGCGGGTGTTCTTCAATGCCGACGGGGAATGGCTGATCGTGCCGCAACTGGGACGGCTGCGGATCGCCACCGAACTGGGTGTGCTGGAATTGGCACCGCTGGAAATTGCCGTGTTGCCCCGGGGCCTGAAATTTCGCGTCGAGCTGCTCGACCCGCAGGCCCGTGGGTACCTCGCTGAAAACCATGGCGCGCCGCTGCGCCTGCCGGACCTGGGGCCCATCGGCAGTAATGGCCTGGCCAACCCGCGAGATTTCCTGACGCCGGTCGCCCACTACGAAAACCTCGCCCAGCCGACCACGCTGGTGCAGAAGTTCCTCGGTGAGTTGTGGGGCTGCGAACTGGATCATTCGCCGCTTGACGTGGTGGCCTGGCACGGCAACAACGTGCCGTACAAATACGACCTGCGCCGCTTCAACACCCTAGGAACGGTCAGCTTCGACCACCCGGACCCGTCGATCTTCACCGTATTGACCTCGCCCACCAGCGTTCATGGCCTGGCCAATCTCGACTTCGTGATCTTCCCGCCGCGCTGGATGGTGGCGGAAAACACCTTTCGTCCACCGTGGTTCCACCGCAACCTGATGAACGAATTCATGGGCCTGATCCAGGGCGCCTACGATGCCAAGGCTGAAGGTTTCCTGCCGGGCGGTGCGTCCCTGCACAGTTGCATGAGTGCCCATGGCCCGGACGGCGAAACTTGCACCAAGGCGATCAATGCTGAGCTGACGCCTGGGAAAATCGACAACACCATGGCCTTCATGTTCGAGACCAGCCAGGTCCTGCGCCCGAGCCGTTTCGCCCTGGACTGCCCGCAACTGCAAACCGACTACGATGCGTGTTGGGCCTCGCTGCCTGTCACGTTCGACCCGACCCGGAGATAA
- the fahA gene encoding fumarylacetoacetase, producing the protein MTQVSPARSWVASANGHADFPLQNLPLGIFSIDGGALRSGVAIGEQILDLQAALEAGLFDGSACEAVEAMKGGQLNAFFDLGRTARVALRERLLELLREDSPLRGKIEALGAKLLPLASDCQMHLPAKINDYTDFYVGIEHAQNVGKLFRPDNPLLPNYKYVPIGYHGRASTIRPSGTDVRRPKGQTLPAGQTEPTFGPCARLDYELELGIWIGQGNALGEPIAIGDAAEHIGGFCLLNDWSARDIQAWEYQPLGPFLSKSFLTSISPWVVTAEALEPFRRPQPARPEGDPQPLPYLLDKRDQAAGAFDIELEVLLLTETMREQNLPAHRLTLSNTQYMYWTVAQMVAHHSVNGCQLQAGDLFGSGTLSGPENGQFGSLLEITDGGKKPIELASGEVRKFLEDGDEIILRARCRGEGVTSIGFGECRGKILPAR; encoded by the coding sequence ATGACTCAAGTTTCCCCTGCCCGTAGCTGGGTTGCCTCCGCCAACGGCCATGCTGATTTTCCACTGCAAAACCTGCCGCTGGGAATCTTCAGCATCGATGGTGGCGCGCTGCGCAGCGGCGTGGCGATCGGCGAACAGATCCTCGATTTACAGGCTGCGCTGGAGGCGGGCCTGTTTGATGGCTCGGCGTGCGAAGCCGTCGAAGCCATGAAGGGCGGCCAGTTGAACGCGTTTTTCGACCTGGGACGCACCGCCCGGGTAGCCTTGCGTGAACGGTTGCTGGAGCTGCTGCGCGAAGACAGTCCGCTGCGGGGCAAGATCGAAGCCCTGGGCGCGAAACTGCTGCCCCTGGCGAGCGATTGCCAGATGCACCTGCCAGCGAAAATCAACGACTACACCGACTTCTACGTCGGTATCGAGCATGCGCAAAACGTCGGCAAGCTGTTCCGCCCCGACAATCCCCTGTTGCCCAATTACAAATACGTGCCCATCGGTTACCACGGCCGCGCCTCGACCATTCGCCCGTCCGGCACCGATGTACGCCGTCCCAAGGGCCAGACCCTGCCGGCCGGCCAGACCGAGCCAACCTTCGGTCCGTGTGCGCGGCTGGATTATGAGTTGGAGCTGGGTATCTGGATCGGCCAGGGCAATGCGCTGGGCGAACCCATCGCCATCGGCGACGCCGCCGAGCACATTGGCGGTTTCTGCCTGCTCAACGACTGGTCGGCCCGGGATATCCAGGCTTGGGAATACCAGCCGCTGGGGCCGTTTCTGTCGAAGAGTTTCCTGACCAGTATTTCGCCGTGGGTCGTGACGGCCGAAGCCCTCGAACCGTTCCGCCGACCTCAACCGGCCCGCCCGGAAGGCGATCCGCAGCCGCTGCCGTATCTGCTGGACAAGCGTGACCAGGCCGCCGGGGCATTCGATATCGAACTGGAAGTCCTGCTGCTGACCGAAACCATGCGCGAGCAGAACCTACCGGCCCATCGCCTGACCCTGAGCAACACCCAATACATGTATTGGACCGTGGCCCAGATGGTCGCCCACCACAGCGTCAACGGCTGCCAGTTGCAGGCCGGCGACCTGTTCGGTTCCGGCACCTTGTCGGGGCCTGAAAACGGCCAGTTCGGCAGCCTGCTGGAAATCACCGACGGCGGTAAAAAGCCTATCGAATTGGCGTCTGGCGAAGTCCGTAAATTCCTGGAAGACGGCGACGAAATCATCCTGCGAGCGCGTTGCCGCGGGGAGGGCGTCACTTCCATCGGCTTCGGTGAATGCCGCGGCAAGATCCTGCCGGCGCGTTGA
- the maiA gene encoding maleylacetoacetate isomerase encodes MELYTYYRSTSSYRVRIALALKGLDYQALPVNLIAVPGGEHRQPAYLAINPQGRVPALRTDEGALLVQSPAIIEYLEERYPQAPLLSADLAVRAHERGVAALIGCDIHPLHNVSVLNKLRQWGHDEAQVTEWIGHWISQGLAAVEQLIGDEGYCFGAAPGLADVYLIPQLYAAERFNVSLQTHPRIRRVAALAAGHPAFQKAHPANQPDTP; translated from the coding sequence ATGGAACTCTATACCTATTACCGTTCCACCTCTTCCTATCGGGTGCGTATTGCGCTGGCCTTAAAGGGACTGGATTACCAGGCCCTGCCGGTCAACCTGATCGCTGTGCCTGGGGGCGAGCATCGCCAGCCGGCCTACCTGGCGATCAATCCCCAGGGCCGTGTACCGGCGCTGCGCACTGATGAAGGCGCGTTGCTGGTGCAATCACCCGCCATCATCGAATACCTGGAAGAACGTTATCCACAGGCGCCGCTGCTCAGCGCCGACCTGGCGGTTCGGGCCCATGAGCGGGGCGTCGCGGCGTTGATCGGTTGCGACATCCATCCGCTGCACAACGTCAGCGTGCTCAACAAGCTGCGCCAGTGGGGCCACGATGAAGCCCAGGTGACGGAGTGGATCGGGCACTGGATCAGCCAGGGGTTGGCGGCGGTGGAACAGTTGATTGGCGATGAGGGTTATTGCTTCGGTGCCGCACCAGGGTTGGCGGACGTTTACCTGATCCCGCAGTTGTACGCGGCCGAGCGGTTCAATGTGTCTTTGCAAACGCATCCGCGGATTCGTCGGGTTGCGGCATTGGCGGCTGGGCATCCGGCATTCCAAAAGGCACACCCGGCGAATCAGCCGGATACCCCCTGA
- a CDS encoding transglutaminase family protein, which yields MKPRQAFFDCLHRSPPALFEAALWIAAEHDRDVDVPTLLKDFKDLQQRVSHDLPMLPVGELGQPLLRRLNDLGFAQDDFTPVRPRAALLNQVLARKRGQPLALGLIALELARGLEIPMVGVNFPGHFLLRVPGADHLLDPCGGRRLYPNDCRELLQRQYGANMLLKAEHLVTAEPMQMLQRLSRNLRQLHLANDDYIAALIDAERVLELGNASAADYLARASLYQRLDCPNAERFDLEHALMLSDDPIQRLRLTERLGHLPPNSVVH from the coding sequence ATGAAACCGCGCCAAGCCTTTTTTGACTGTCTTCACCGCTCGCCACCGGCGCTGTTCGAAGCGGCGTTATGGATCGCTGCCGAACATGATCGCGACGTGGACGTGCCGACCTTGCTGAAGGATTTCAAGGATCTGCAGCAACGGGTCAGCCATGATCTGCCGATGCTACCTGTGGGCGAGCTGGGCCAACCCTTGTTGCGACGCCTCAACGACCTGGGGTTCGCCCAGGACGACTTCACGCCTGTGCGCCCGCGTGCGGCGCTGCTCAACCAAGTGCTGGCGCGCAAACGCGGGCAACCCCTGGCGCTGGGCCTGATTGCCCTGGAGCTGGCCCGAGGCCTGGAAATTCCGATGGTCGGCGTCAATTTTCCCGGCCATTTCCTGCTGCGAGTCCCCGGCGCCGACCATCTGCTCGACCCGTGCGGCGGTCGTCGCCTGTACCCCAATGACTGTCGCGAACTGCTGCAACGCCAATACGGCGCGAACATGCTGCTCAAGGCCGAGCACTTGGTCACCGCCGAGCCGATGCAGATGCTCCAGCGCCTGTCGCGCAATCTTCGTCAACTGCACCTGGCGAACGACGATTACATTGCGGCGCTGATCGACGCCGAACGCGTGCTGGAACTGGGCAATGCCAGCGCCGCCGATTACCTGGCCCGCGCCAGCCTGTATCAACGGCTCGATTGTCCCAATGCCGAACGCTTCGACCTGGAACATGCGCTGATGCTCAGCGACGACCCGATCCAGCGGCTCCGGCTGACGGAGCGTCTGGGGCATTTGCCGCCGAATTCGGTGGTGCATTGA
- a CDS encoding Glu/Leu/Phe/Val dehydrogenase dimerization domain-containing protein → MFALMQSSRLESLHLSVDPATGLKAVIAIHCSRPGPALGGCRYLSYPDDESAVVDAVRLAQGMSYKAALAGLPVGGGVAVIMRPAHVESRAALFEAFGRCIEQLDGRYITAIDSGTSVADMDCIAQQTRHVTSTTASGDPAPHAAMGVFAGIRATAMARLGSDNLESLRVAIQGLGNVGYALAEQLHAAGAELLVSDIDPGKVQLAMEQLGAHPIANDALLSTPCDILAPCGLGGVLNSHSVAQLRCSAVAGSAHNQLSNLQVADQLERRGILYAPDYVINSGGLIYVALKHRGEELPTITAHLSKIGARLTEVFAHAQAEKRSPARVADELAERLLYR, encoded by the coding sequence ATGTTTGCTCTCATGCAAAGCTCCCGCCTTGAATCGCTGCACCTAAGCGTAGACCCGGCAACCGGGTTGAAGGCGGTGATTGCCATTCATTGCAGTCGTCCGGGGCCCGCCCTGGGGGGCTGTCGTTATCTTTCCTACCCCGACGACGAAAGTGCCGTGGTCGACGCCGTGCGCCTGGCCCAGGGCATGAGCTACAAGGCCGCCCTGGCGGGTCTGCCGGTGGGTGGCGGGGTGGCGGTGATCATGCGCCCGGCCCATGTCGAAAGCCGGGCCGCGCTGTTCGAAGCCTTTGGTCGCTGCATCGAGCAATTGGATGGTCGCTACATCACCGCCATCGACAGCGGCACCTCGGTGGCCGACATGGATTGCATCGCCCAGCAGACCCGTCATGTCACCAGCACCACCGCCTCGGGAGACCCGGCACCCCATGCGGCGATGGGGGTATTTGCCGGTATCCGTGCCACGGCCATGGCCCGTTTGGGCAGCGATAACCTGGAAAGCCTGCGGGTCGCGATCCAGGGGCTGGGCAATGTCGGCTACGCCTTGGCCGAGCAGTTGCACGCGGCGGGCGCGGAGTTACTGGTCAGCGACATCGACCCTGGCAAGGTACAGCTGGCGATGGAGCAACTGGGCGCGCACCCTATCGCCAACGACGCGCTGCTCAGCACACCCTGCGACATCCTCGCCCCTTGCGGGCTGGGCGGTGTGCTCAACAGCCACAGCGTGGCGCAACTGCGCTGCTCGGCCGTTGCCGGCTCGGCCCATAACCAGTTGAGTAATCTGCAGGTGGCCGACCAGTTGGAGAGGCGCGGGATTCTCTATGCACCGGACTACGTGATCAACTCCGGCGGCCTGATCTACGTCGCCCTCAAGCATCGCGGCGAAGAGCTGCCGACCATTACGGCGCACCTGTCCAAGATCGGCGCGCGGCTCACGGAAGTCTTCGCCCACGCCCAGGCGGAAAAACGCTCACCGGCCCGGGTGGCCGATGAGTTGGCGGAGCGGTTGTTGTATCGATAA
- a CDS encoding YebG family protein, producing the protein MAVEVVYRSSRDLERLFMDKAEADRHDKMLELAELLAEVLQKAVPSLSEQQVEEAGIYMAKNRDVFAKAFKSQPDALSELLNPSDE; encoded by the coding sequence ATGGCCGTCGAAGTGGTATACCGCAGCAGCCGAGATCTGGAGCGCTTGTTCATGGATAAAGCCGAAGCTGACCGTCATGACAAAATGCTGGAACTCGCCGAATTGCTGGCCGAGGTGTTGCAAAAAGCCGTCCCATCGCTGAGTGAGCAACAGGTGGAAGAAGCCGGGATCTACATGGCGAAGAATCGGGACGTGTTCGCCAAGGCCTTCAAGAGCCAGCCGGACGCCTTGTCCGAACTGCTCAATCCGTCGGACGAATAA
- a CDS encoding phosphate-starvation-inducible PsiE family protein, with protein sequence MKINWAENLRQSVHQLAESLGNLFVETFHYLALFAIGAVTAWAAVMEFLQMIEAGHIKIDDILLLFIYLELGAMVGIYFKTNHMPVRFLIYVAITALTRLLISNVSHHSPPDVGIIYLCGGILLLAFAILVVRYASSQFPSVKIEHPHRKVGAGSSEHAEVEKGEI encoded by the coding sequence GTGAAAATCAACTGGGCCGAGAACTTGCGCCAGAGCGTGCATCAGCTGGCTGAATCCCTGGGAAACCTGTTCGTCGAGACCTTTCACTACCTGGCGTTGTTCGCCATTGGTGCCGTGACGGCATGGGCGGCGGTGATGGAGTTCCTGCAGATGATCGAGGCGGGGCACATCAAGATCGATGACATCCTGCTGCTGTTCATCTATTTGGAATTGGGCGCGATGGTCGGGATTTATTTCAAGACCAATCACATGCCCGTGCGGTTTTTGATCTACGTGGCGATCACGGCATTGACCCGCCTGCTGATTTCCAACGTCTCCCACCACAGCCCGCCAGACGTGGGGATCATCTATCTGTGCGGCGGCATCCTGCTCCTGGCGTTCGCGATCTTAGTGGTGCGTTACGCTTCGTCGCAGTTCCCTTCGGTGAAGATCGAGCACCCGCACCGCAAGGTCGGCGCGGGTTCCAGTGAGCATGCCGAAGTGGAGAAGGGGGAAATCTAG
- a CDS encoding DUF3509 domain-containing protein → MDNPFQIITDAFAPHYQINLSIQGLDGSIMLTLSKTGRVVAKRMISAQQRNDPERLKRLVQSIQFGIAIEQGHSAVAILEAMTGGDNIKLPPPQAQGPASSLAGL, encoded by the coding sequence ATGGACAACCCTTTTCAGATCATTACCGACGCTTTTGCGCCGCACTATCAAATCAACCTGAGCATTCAGGGCCTGGACGGCAGCATCATGCTGACCCTGTCCAAGACCGGGCGCGTCGTTGCCAAACGCATGATCAGCGCCCAGCAGCGCAACGACCCGGAACGGCTCAAACGCCTGGTGCAAAGCATTCAGTTTGGCATCGCCATTGAGCAGGGCCACAGCGCCGTGGCGATTCTCGAAGCCATGACCGGCGGTGACAACATCAAACTGCCACCGCCGCAGGCACAGGGCCCCGCCTCCTCCCTCGCGGGCCTCTAG
- a CDS encoding HPF/RaiA family ribosome-associated protein has protein sequence MQIQVNSDNHIQSSIRLEEWVRTTIESTLERYEEDLTRVEVHLRDENGDKPGPHDLRCQLEARPKGHQPISVTHKADTLELAIEGAATKLENALEHMFGKLRGKRAIIETPTESVALADALLEEEFLENERAALNG, from the coding sequence ATGCAAATCCAAGTCAACAGCGATAACCATATTCAAAGCAGCATCCGACTGGAGGAGTGGGTACGTACTACCATCGAAAGCACGCTCGAACGTTATGAAGAGGACCTGACACGGGTCGAGGTTCATTTGCGGGACGAGAACGGCGACAAGCCAGGTCCCCATGATCTGCGGTGCCAGCTTGAAGCACGGCCAAAAGGCCATCAGCCGATTTCCGTGACGCACAAGGCCGATACGCTGGAACTGGCGATCGAGGGGGCGGCCACCAAGCTTGAAAACGCCCTGGAGCACATGTTCGGCAAACTGCGCGGCAAACGCGCCATTATTGAGACCCCAACCGAATCCGTCGCCTTGGCCGATGCGCTATTGGAAGAAGAATTCCTGGAGAACGAACGGGCTGCGCTTAACGGCTGA
- a CDS encoding AraC family transcriptional regulator: protein MPTLQTLQVFQALNSSPNARLEHSAELGDGMAAALWSNHHDARDYEAPTHHTLSCYIAGGTGTFRRERPDTTGAPGKLCVLPAGHESAWIINGDIRLAHLYFSAEQFALGCVTLLDREPRQVQLHEATFLDDPHQAQRFRQLIDLNWDEPAERLLTTSLAHELLDHLLLSQVGQRQGLRLKGGLAAHQRRLLVDYIDSHLADAISLGQLAALCALSEYHFARMFRESFGLPPHQYVLARRLARARHLLRSTSHPLGEVALACGFASASHFTNRFRQALGATPGEYRQAFLR, encoded by the coding sequence ATGCCCACACTGCAAACCTTGCAAGTCTTTCAAGCCCTCAACAGTTCGCCCAATGCTCGTCTGGAGCACAGCGCCGAGCTCGGGGACGGCATGGCGGCCGCTTTGTGGAGCAATCATCACGACGCCCGGGACTATGAGGCGCCGACCCACCATACGCTGTCGTGCTACATCGCGGGCGGCACCGGCACGTTTCGCCGCGAACGGCCCGACACCACAGGGGCGCCCGGCAAACTTTGCGTGTTGCCGGCCGGACATGAATCAGCCTGGATCATCAACGGCGACATTCGCCTCGCCCACCTGTACTTCAGCGCGGAACAATTCGCCCTCGGCTGCGTCACGCTGCTGGACCGCGAGCCGCGCCAAGTGCAATTGCACGAGGCGACCTTCCTTGATGATCCGCACCAGGCGCAGCGCTTTCGCCAGTTGATCGACCTGAACTGGGACGAACCCGCTGAACGCCTGCTGACCACCAGTCTGGCCCATGAATTGCTCGACCATCTGCTGCTGAGCCAGGTTGGACAGCGTCAGGGGCTCCGCCTCAAGGGTGGTCTGGCCGCTCACCAGCGGCGATTGTTGGTGGACTACATCGACAGCCACCTGGCCGATGCCATCAGCCTCGGGCAACTGGCCGCGCTGTGCGCGCTATCCGAATACCACTTTGCGCGGATGTTCCGCGAAAGCTTCGGGCTGCCTCCCCACCAATATGTGCTGGCCAGGCGCCTGGCACGCGCCCGGCACTTGCTGCGTAGCACTTCACACCCGCTGGGCGAGGTGGCACTGGCCTGCGGATTTGCCAGCGCCAGTCATTTTACCAACCGTTTCCGCCAGGCCTTGGGCGCGACGCCCGGGGAGTATCGGCAGGCGTTTTTACGCTAG
- a CDS encoding DMT family transporter: protein MNLSLYLLTVLIWGTTWIALKLQLGVVAIPVSIVYRFGLAALILFAMLLLSRRLQVMNRRGHLICVAQGLCLFCINFMCFLTASQWIPSGLVAVVFSTATLWNAFNARVFFGQRIARNVLLGGALGLLGLALLFWPELAGHSASPQTLLGLALALLGTLCFSAGNMLSSLQQKAGLKPLTTNAWGMAYGATMLAVWCVFKGIPFDMEWNARYVGSLMYLVIPGSVIGFTAYLTLVGRMGPERAAYCTVLFPVVALNVSAFAEGYQWTAPALVGLVLVMLGNVLVFRKPRPVTTNAALGAR from the coding sequence ATGAACCTCTCGTTGTACCTGCTTACCGTGCTCATCTGGGGCACCACCTGGATTGCCCTGAAACTGCAACTGGGCGTTGTCGCCATCCCGGTGTCGATTGTCTATCGTTTCGGCCTCGCGGCCCTGATTCTGTTTGCGATGCTGCTGCTCAGCCGGCGCCTGCAGGTGATGAACCGGCGCGGCCATTTGATTTGCGTCGCCCAGGGCCTGTGCCTGTTCTGCATCAACTTCATGTGTTTCCTCACGGCCAGCCAGTGGATTCCCAGCGGCTTGGTTGCCGTGGTGTTTTCCACCGCCACGCTCTGGAATGCCTTCAATGCCCGGGTGTTTTTCGGCCAGCGGATTGCGCGCAACGTGCTGTTGGGCGGCGCCCTGGGGCTGCTGGGGCTGGCGCTGTTGTTCTGGCCAGAATTGGCCGGCCACAGTGCAAGCCCACAGACGCTGCTCGGGCTGGCGTTGGCGCTGCTGGGCACCTTGTGTTTCTCGGCGGGCAACATGCTCTCGAGCCTGCAGCAGAAGGCCGGCCTCAAGCCGTTGACCACCAATGCCTGGGGCATGGCTTATGGTGCGACGATGTTGGCGGTGTGGTGTGTTTTCAAAGGCATCCCGTTCGACATGGAATGGAACGCGCGCTACGTCGGCTCGCTGATGTACCTGGTGATCCCGGGCTCGGTGATCGGCTTTACCGCTTACCTGACGCTGGTAGGACGCATGGGGCCGGAGCGGGCGGCGTATTGCACGGTGCTGTTTCCGGTGGTGGCCTTGAATGTCTCGGCGTTTGCCGAAGGTTATCAATGGACTGCGCCGGCGCTGGTCGGGCTGGTCCTGGTGATGCTGGGGAACGTGCTGGTGTTTCGCAAACCGCGGCCTGTGACTACGAATGCCGCGCTGGGTGCCCGCTGA
- a CDS encoding D-glycerate dehydrogenase, translated as MKKTVLAFSRITPKMVERLQQDFDVIVPNPSNGDINAQFNEALPHVHGLIGVGRKLGREQLQGAANLEVVSSVSVGYDNYDLAYFNERGIMLTNTPDVLTESTADLAFTLLMTSARRAAELDAWTKAGQWQATVGPQLFGSDVHGKTLGIVGMGNIGAAIARRGRLGFNMPILYSGNSRKTELENQLGAQFRELDQLLAEADFVCLVVPLSEKTRHLIGQRELALMKPSAILVNISRGPVVDEPALIEALQSNRIRGAGLDVYEKEPLAESPLFQLKNAVTLPHIGSATHETREAMANLAVDNLRSALMGERPQNLVNPQVWK; from the coding sequence ATGAAAAAAACCGTACTTGCCTTCAGCCGTATCACACCCAAGATGGTCGAGCGCCTGCAACAGGATTTCGACGTGATCGTGCCCAACCCGTCGAACGGCGACATCAACGCGCAATTCAACGAAGCCTTGCCCCACGTCCATGGCCTGATCGGTGTCGGTCGCAAGCTCGGCCGCGAGCAACTGCAAGGCGCCGCGAACCTGGAAGTGGTGTCGAGCGTGTCAGTGGGCTACGACAACTACGACCTGGCCTACTTCAATGAGCGTGGGATCATGCTCACCAACACGCCGGACGTGCTCACCGAAAGCACCGCCGACCTGGCCTTCACCTTGCTGATGACCAGCGCCCGTCGCGCCGCGGAACTGGACGCCTGGACCAAGGCCGGGCAATGGCAGGCGACGGTCGGCCCGCAACTGTTCGGCAGCGATGTGCACGGCAAGACCCTGGGCATCGTCGGCATGGGCAACATCGGCGCGGCCATTGCCCGACGTGGCCGGTTGGGGTTCAACATGCCGATCCTCTACAGCGGCAACAGCCGCAAGACCGAACTGGAAAACCAGCTGGGCGCACAATTTCGCGAGCTGGATCAGTTGCTGGCCGAAGCGGATTTTGTCTGCCTCGTGGTGCCATTGAGCGAGAAGACCCGGCACCTGATCGGCCAACGCGAGCTGGCCCTGATGAAACCGAGCGCCATCCTGGTCAACATTTCCCGTGGCCCGGTGGTGGATGAACCGGCGCTGATCGAAGCCCTGCAGAGCAACCGCATCCGCGGCGCCGGCTTGGATGTCTACGAGAAAGAGCCATTGGCTGAATCACCGCTGTTCCAGCTGAAAAACGCCGTGACCCTGCCCCACATCGGCTCGGCGACCCACGAAACCCGCGAGGCCATGGCCAATCTTGCTGTGGATAACTTGCGAAGTGCATTGATGGGCGAACGACCGCAGAACCTGGTCAATCCGCAAGTCTGGAAATAA
- a CDS encoding YkgJ family cysteine cluster protein: protein MNTTFSCVGCGKCCTDHHVPLTLDEARMWADDGGQVIVLVEAFLPNGLGLPPAQREHARRRSAAVRSGSSEAFVAITFAAYNAGRCRNLDDENLCRIYERRPLVCRIYPMEINPHIPLNIAVKECPPESWETGPQLILGGELVDQELAGLIERSRQADREEIQLKERVCASLGIHTTALKGDGFTAYLPDMAAFAATLDQLRAQPLAQQASEWQFHLSGDDIASQVLACGARVVTEAPVNYTFISLRAA, encoded by the coding sequence ATGAACACAACGTTTTCCTGCGTAGGGTGCGGCAAATGCTGCACCGATCACCACGTTCCCCTGACCCTCGATGAGGCCCGCATGTGGGCTGACGACGGCGGCCAGGTGATCGTTCTGGTGGAGGCCTTCTTGCCCAATGGACTCGGCCTGCCTCCAGCACAACGCGAACACGCTCGGCGCCGTTCAGCGGCAGTGCGCAGCGGCAGCAGCGAAGCCTTCGTGGCGATCACTTTCGCCGCCTACAACGCTGGCCGTTGCCGGAATCTTGACGACGAGAACCTGTGCCGCATCTACGAGCGTCGGCCATTGGTGTGCCGCATCTATCCGATGGAAATCAATCCGCACATCCCCCTCAACATCGCCGTGAAGGAATGCCCGCCAGAGTCGTGGGAAACCGGGCCGCAACTGATTCTCGGCGGTGAACTGGTCGATCAGGAACTGGCCGGGTTGATTGAACGCTCACGCCAGGCTGATCGCGAAGAAATCCAGCTCAAGGAACGTGTCTGCGCCTCCCTGGGCATTCACACCACTGCGCTGAAGGGCGACGGATTTACCGCTTATCTGCCGGACATGGCCGCGTTCGCCGCCACCCTCGATCAGCTCCGCGCGCAGCCGCTGGCGCAGCAAGCCAGTGAATGGCAGTTCCATCTGTCCGGTGACGACATCGCCAGCCAGGTATTGGCCTGCGGAGCGCGGGTGGTCACTGAGGCACCGGTCAATTACACCTTTATTTCGCTGCGGGCGGCATAA